GACTGCCCCCTGCTGGCGCCCCGCCGGCCAGCTTGGCTTGACCGCCGGGGCTTTGGTGACTTTGACCTTCCAAAAGATAGTAGCGACAATGATCGAAGCTAGACCCCGGGCGCAGGGGTAGGAGATAGGCCATGCGGCTTCGATCACGTGGCCCGGCGACCGGGGCTCGGCTCCGCGCGGGACATCTCACCCGGGTGAGGGTCCTGCGCCGGGCCCTGCCGACCACAGCGGCGGTCCTCTGCGCGCTTTGCGCGGCCCAGATCGCCATGAGCGGCGTCGCCGCGCCGAGCCGGCCCCAGACGAGCGATGTCGACACCATGGTCAAGCCCCGATTCGCGGGGCGGGGCCCCAGCGGGGAGAGCTTCATCATCACCGGAAGTGAGGGCCGCCGCGCCGACCCGACCACCGCCCGCATCGAGATCGTCGACCCGGTCCTGGT
This genomic stretch from Phenylobacterium sp. LH3H17 harbors:
- the lptC gene encoding LPS export ABC transporter periplasmic protein LptC; this encodes MRLRSRGPATGARLRAGHLTRVRVLRRALPTTAAVLCALCAAQIAMSGVAAPSRPQTSDVDTMVKPRFAGRGPSGESFIITGSEGRRADPTTARIEIVDPVLVLRDEADRTKRMTARAGVFDETAHVLVLTGDVRMDNGGGGRFAADQARIDTRTGAVSGQSGLRIESGAGVVQGGSYEADQEGDRLILKGGVRGRLTPNN